In the Candidatus Baltobacteraceae bacterium genome, one interval contains:
- a CDS encoding Hpt domain-containing protein: MTAFNPALVEEAFEDDVEGTADFIRSVIGRVRENCERIRSSARAGDAAAVHAAAHAAKGSAGHLGGADVEKIAARIELSAKEGTIETSEVVDELEREIGSLEATAEAYITSRAAKPASS; encoded by the coding sequence ATGACCGCGTTCAACCCCGCATTGGTCGAAGAAGCTTTCGAAGACGACGTCGAGGGAACCGCGGACTTCATTCGCTCCGTGATCGGCCGCGTGCGCGAGAACTGCGAACGCATCCGCTCGTCCGCACGAGCCGGTGACGCTGCGGCGGTGCATGCAGCCGCGCATGCGGCTAAAGGTTCGGCGGGACACCTCGGCGGCGCCGATGTTGAAAAGATCGCCGCAAGGATCGAGCTGTCCGCAAAAGAGGGAACCATCGAAACGTCTGAAGTGGTCGACGAGCTCGAACGCGAGATCGGGTCGCTCGAAGCCACGGCGGAAGCTTACATCACTTCTCGCGCGGCGAAACCCGCATCGTCTTGA
- the queA gene encoding tRNA preQ1(34) S-adenosylmethionine ribosyltransferase-isomerase QueA: MDFDLGGSAAYEYDVPPELIARAPANRRDAARLLALCADGKIEHRTFSELPMLLRPGDLLVLNETAVIRARLRGRRVPGGGNAELFLLHPADDLRFDRNATRWLALVRPGQKLHPGRQIAIGEDATATIESHSGGGARIVRFDSPVSVGELLERYGEVPLPPYIGEAGRAHAERYQTIFARVPGSVAAPTASLHFSDEVFANLHARGVEIARIVLDVGLGTFRPILEDRLDAHPMHAEPYVIPDGAAAAIRRARKERRRVIVAGTTVMRALEASALQTGKVIAGTASTDLYIKPGFRFRVVDAMVTNFHLPRSTLLVLVSAFAGYEAIRRAYAEAIEQQYRLFSFGDAMFLERAV; the protein is encoded by the coding sequence ATAGATTTTGACCTCGGCGGCAGTGCGGCCTATGAGTACGACGTACCGCCGGAACTGATTGCGCGCGCGCCGGCAAACCGCCGAGACGCTGCGCGTTTGCTCGCGCTATGTGCGGACGGCAAGATTGAGCATCGGACGTTTAGCGAGCTTCCGATGCTCCTGCGTCCCGGCGATCTGCTGGTGCTGAATGAAACCGCCGTGATTCGCGCGCGCTTGCGCGGACGCCGCGTACCGGGTGGCGGGAACGCGGAGCTGTTTCTGCTGCATCCGGCGGACGACTTGCGCTTCGACCGCAATGCGACGCGCTGGCTCGCGCTCGTGCGTCCCGGGCAAAAACTCCATCCCGGCCGGCAGATTGCAATCGGTGAGGACGCGACAGCGACGATCGAATCGCACTCCGGCGGCGGCGCTCGAATCGTACGTTTCGACTCACCCGTTTCGGTCGGTGAACTGCTCGAACGATACGGAGAGGTTCCTCTCCCACCCTACATCGGCGAGGCCGGGCGTGCGCATGCGGAGCGCTATCAGACGATATTTGCGCGCGTCCCGGGAAGCGTAGCGGCGCCGACGGCGTCGCTGCACTTCAGCGACGAGGTGTTTGCCAATCTACATGCGCGCGGGGTCGAGATCGCACGCATCGTGCTCGATGTTGGACTCGGCACGTTTCGTCCAATCCTCGAAGACCGGCTGGATGCCCACCCGATGCACGCCGAGCCCTATGTCATTCCGGACGGTGCGGCAGCCGCGATCCGGCGCGCTCGCAAGGAACGGCGCCGCGTGATCGTGGCGGGGACGACCGTGATGCGCGCGCTCGAAGCCTCAGCTCTCCAAACGGGAAAAGTAATCGCCGGTACGGCTTCGACGGACCTGTATATCAAGCCCGGCTTTCGGTTTCGCGTCGTCGATGCGATGGTGACGAACTTTCATCTGCCACGCTCGACATTGCTCGTGCTCGTGAGCGCTTTTGCGGGTTACGAAGCAATTCGGCGCGCGTATGCCGAAGCGATCGAACAACAATACCGTTTGTTTTCATTCGGCGACGCGATGTTTCTCGAAAGGGCCGTATGA
- a CDS encoding PilZ domain-containing protein: MSETPTGTTLSEADRKAVRLRRYIDLIVEDKLSFTLLKAVAADVSSTGMRILCDQYLPPKTKYLFTMKQEPNVATKGEVRWVRPSAPNMHQCGVLFIDLTEEDRQKLERFLMMERERAVIASSPAAATGQLSVPPPGSRRSEGDSNEAGTSRAANL; the protein is encoded by the coding sequence ATGAGTGAGACGCCAACCGGAACAACGCTGAGTGAAGCCGACCGCAAAGCCGTGCGCTTGCGGCGCTATATCGATTTGATCGTCGAGGACAAGCTTTCGTTCACGTTGCTAAAAGCGGTTGCGGCGGATGTCTCGTCGACGGGCATGCGAATTCTCTGCGATCAGTACTTGCCGCCCAAAACGAAATACCTATTTACGATGAAGCAAGAGCCCAATGTCGCGACCAAGGGCGAAGTGCGTTGGGTTCGGCCTTCGGCCCCGAACATGCATCAATGCGGTGTGCTCTTTATCGATCTGACAGAAGAAGATCGTCAGAAGCTCGAACGTTTCCTCATGATGGAACGCGAACGCGCCGTTATCGCCTCATCGCCGGCCGCCGCAACCGGACAGCTCTCGGTTCCGCCGCCGGGCAGCCGGCGTTCCGAGGGAGACTCAAACGAAGCCGGAACGTCGCGGGCGGCTAATCTATAG
- a CDS encoding SpoIID/LytB domain-containing protein translates to MTRRTFIRRTFAGLSAAFAFAIGSRRSALATGGLDPDLGTPPPAPNMPATLNPSVRILLAANADPARVIADPSAATFSYAGKAYRGGPSVILGLDHRPALIATLPIDAYLYGVVPLEIGRGWPDAALAAQAIVARTYALSHRVTGRSYDLVASTSDQVWGGLDAESPQTNAAVDATEGQLVTYAGGLATVFYSASCGGHTADASALWGGADLPYLRGVADPYCVGSSPYNNWTATTTVGALLGALGSKAATLGAIQSIALEPPPLDLRPGIRITGSLGTVVLSSAEARRVLGPSLVRSSLWHILTVLGDPTQAATSLRIEGSGSGHGVGLCQWGARVMAQQGRTPKEIVNFYFPGTLVTNE, encoded by the coding sequence GTGACCCGGCGCACGTTCATACGCCGAACCTTTGCGGGTCTGTCGGCTGCATTCGCGTTCGCAATCGGATCGCGTCGCTCGGCGCTTGCAACAGGTGGACTCGATCCCGATTTGGGCACACCACCGCCGGCGCCGAATATGCCGGCGACACTCAATCCATCGGTCCGCATTCTGCTCGCCGCCAACGCCGATCCGGCGCGCGTGATCGCCGATCCATCGGCCGCAACATTTTCTTACGCCGGAAAAGCGTATCGTGGCGGACCGAGCGTCATTCTAGGTTTGGATCACCGGCCCGCGTTGATTGCAACGTTGCCGATCGACGCTTATTTGTACGGTGTCGTACCGCTCGAGATCGGACGTGGGTGGCCCGATGCAGCGCTTGCGGCGCAGGCGATCGTGGCGCGAACCTACGCGCTCTCGCATCGCGTAACCGGTCGCAGCTACGACCTCGTAGCGAGCACATCGGATCAAGTTTGGGGTGGCCTCGACGCCGAGTCGCCGCAAACGAACGCTGCCGTCGATGCAACCGAAGGCCAGTTGGTGACATACGCGGGCGGCCTCGCGACGGTGTTCTACTCCGCGTCTTGCGGTGGACACACTGCGGATGCTTCCGCGCTCTGGGGCGGCGCCGATCTCCCCTACCTGCGCGGAGTCGCCGATCCATATTGTGTGGGATCCTCGCCGTATAACAATTGGACCGCGACAACGACGGTAGGAGCGCTGCTCGGGGCGCTGGGTTCGAAGGCCGCCACCCTCGGCGCGATCCAGTCGATTGCACTCGAGCCACCGCCTTTGGACCTCCGGCCGGGGATCCGCATCACCGGGTCACTTGGGACCGTCGTCCTCAGCAGCGCCGAAGCGCGCAGGGTCTTGGGTCCGTCCCTCGTCCGGAGCAGTCTTTGGCATATCCTTACCGTTCTAGGCGATCCGACGCAGGCCGCGACGAGTCTCAGAATCGAAGGTAGTGGATCGGGTCACGGCGTGGGGTTATGTCAATGGGGCGCTCGGGTGATGGCGCAGCAAGGCCGCACTCCTAAAGAGATCGTGAATTTCTATTTCCCCGGGACCCTCGTAACCAATGAGTGA
- the ruvB gene encoding Holliday junction branch migration DNA helicase RuvB, which yields MSEARKRLLGPDDAAEIPDDERRAVDPKAALEDEVYGASLRPRSFDEYIGQSTVVENLKIAIDAANKRGEVLDHVLLYGPPGLGKTTLAALIAHDLHRSLRPTSGPTLEKPKDLVGILTSLEEGDVLFIDEIHRLGSVVEEFLYPAMEEFQIDFVVDRGAYAKTLRLPLKRFTLIGATTRQGALSAPLRERFGIVHHLDFYEQGELERIVTQSAERLGVPMDEAGATMISTRSRGTPRIANRLLRRVRDFAEVRAEGRITAVVADEALTREGVDHLGLDKLDRAFLRTIAEHYGGGPVGINAIAATLTEDVETLEDVVEPYLLKIGFVQRTANGRRLTPAAFAHLRIAPQSAQPRLL from the coding sequence GTGAGCGAAGCTCGAAAGCGCCTGCTGGGACCGGACGACGCCGCAGAAATACCTGACGACGAGCGGCGAGCCGTCGACCCGAAAGCCGCGCTCGAAGACGAAGTTTACGGCGCGTCGCTGCGGCCGCGCTCGTTCGATGAATACATCGGACAATCGACGGTCGTCGAAAACCTCAAGATTGCGATCGACGCCGCGAACAAGCGGGGTGAAGTCCTCGATCACGTCTTGCTCTACGGACCGCCCGGGCTGGGAAAGACGACGCTCGCAGCGCTCATCGCACATGATTTGCACCGCTCGTTGCGCCCCACGTCCGGACCGACGCTCGAGAAACCAAAGGACCTCGTCGGCATCCTTACGTCGCTCGAGGAAGGCGACGTACTGTTCATCGACGAGATTCATCGCCTTGGATCGGTCGTCGAAGAGTTTCTTTATCCGGCAATGGAGGAATTCCAGATCGACTTCGTCGTCGATCGCGGTGCGTACGCGAAGACGCTTCGGCTTCCGCTCAAGCGTTTCACCTTAATCGGCGCGACGACGCGCCAGGGTGCGCTCTCGGCGCCGTTGCGCGAGCGTTTCGGAATCGTCCATCATCTCGATTTTTACGAACAAGGTGAGCTCGAGCGGATCGTCACGCAAAGTGCTGAGCGTCTGGGCGTGCCGATGGACGAAGCCGGCGCCACGATGATCTCCACGCGCAGCCGGGGAACCCCGCGCATCGCCAATCGGTTGCTGCGCCGGGTTCGCGATTTCGCCGAAGTACGCGCCGAGGGCCGCATCACCGCCGTGGTTGCGGACGAAGCTTTGACGCGCGAAGGCGTCGACCACCTGGGACTCGACAAGCTCGATCGTGCGTTCTTGCGGACGATCGCGGAGCATTACGGTGGTGGCCCGGTCGGCATCAACGCAATCGCTGCCACGTTGACGGAAGACGTCGAAACGCTTGAAGACGTCGTCGAGCCGTATCTGCTGAAGATCGGCTTCGTACAGCGCACCGCAAACGGCCGGCGTCTGACGCCCGCGGCGTTCGCGCACCTTCGTATAGCTCCACAATCCGCGCAGCCTCGGCTTTTGTGA
- the ruvA gene encoding Holliday junction branch migration protein RuvA: MFSKITGTVVERQGDRVVLETGGLGYDIVLPPCVSNKVPSSSGVPVTLEVYSHLQMDGNAGRFTYFGFTNAIEREFFEALLSVASIGPKSAARAFALPMARIARAIDEGDHALLRTLPGIGQQKARDIVAKLQGKVARFLLIRPADEAAAPPPKAAMPEFAEEALAVLLQLEYKRNDAEALIRESMQRQPDIGDAERLLGEIYRTHANDEKR, translated from the coding sequence ATGTTCTCGAAGATTACCGGAACGGTCGTCGAGCGGCAAGGAGATCGCGTCGTCCTCGAAACCGGCGGACTCGGCTACGACATCGTTTTGCCACCGTGCGTCTCGAACAAGGTACCGTCTTCGAGCGGAGTTCCCGTGACGCTCGAAGTCTACTCGCACTTGCAGATGGACGGCAATGCCGGCCGTTTTACATACTTCGGGTTTACGAACGCCATCGAACGAGAGTTCTTCGAGGCATTACTTTCCGTCGCGAGCATCGGACCGAAATCTGCGGCGCGCGCCTTTGCGCTTCCAATGGCACGCATCGCGCGAGCGATCGACGAGGGCGATCATGCGCTCTTGCGTACGTTACCGGGAATCGGCCAGCAGAAGGCGCGTGACATCGTAGCGAAATTGCAAGGCAAGGTCGCGCGATTCTTGCTGATTCGACCTGCAGACGAAGCGGCTGCGCCGCCTCCGAAAGCCGCGATGCCGGAGTTTGCAGAAGAAGCATTGGCCGTGCTCTTACAGCTCGAGTACAAGCGGAACGACGCCGAAGCCCTTATACGCGAATCGATGCAACGCCAACCGGATATTGGCGATGCCGAACGCTTGCTCGGGGAAATCTATCGGACGCACGCGAACGATGAAAAGCGGTGA
- the ruvC gene encoding crossover junction endodeoxyribonuclease RuvC, producing MTVSRNGSEHRVLGVDPGLRTTGYGIIDVTSGRAKLIEAGVISPNPRATLEERLTELHAAMVEIVRTLRPDCMIVEELWTAYKNPSTAVLMGHARGVLCLAGGENGVAVHTLAHALVKRALVGNGSARKEQVKKMVVQLLGLQRSPQPDDVSDALALAIAYALRNGARVR from the coding sequence GTGACCGTAAGCAGAAACGGTAGCGAGCATCGCGTTCTCGGCGTCGATCCCGGCTTGCGGACGACGGGCTACGGAATCATCGACGTCACCTCAGGGCGCGCGAAGCTCATCGAAGCCGGCGTCATCTCCCCGAATCCGCGCGCAACGCTCGAAGAACGGCTCACGGAGCTCCACGCGGCGATGGTCGAGATCGTCCGGACGCTGCGTCCGGATTGCATGATCGTCGAAGAGCTGTGGACCGCGTACAAGAATCCGTCGACGGCCGTCTTGATGGGACACGCGCGCGGCGTGCTATGTCTGGCCGGCGGCGAAAATGGGGTCGCAGTTCATACGCTCGCGCACGCGCTCGTAAAACGGGCACTGGTCGGAAACGGCAGCGCTCGCAAAGAACAAGTGAAGAAGATGGTCGTTCAGCTGCTCGGTTTGCAGCGGTCCCCGCAACCCGATGACGTTTCCGATGCGCTTGCGCTTGCCATCGCCTACGCGTTGCGTAACGGGGCGCGCGTTCGCTGA
- the pknB gene encoding Stk1 family PASTA domain-containing Ser/Thr kinase, which translates to MQEKIFNGRYRLDRRLGDGGMAVVYAGTDVLLRRHVGIKVLREQYAADEDFVRRFYNEAQSAARLSHPNIVNTYDVGREDNTYYIVMELVDGTTLAEMIRSDGRIPEPVAIDYAAQMSNGLAYAHRQGLLHRDIKPANILITHDDVVKLSDFGIARALTQQTLAVTQPGMVMGSVYYISPEQAQGHDLRETSDLYSVGVVLYQMLTGKLPYTGESPVAVALKHVSEAPPRIVSAGVEVSPAIASIVDRLLQKNPADRFQSASEVATALREARERPMVAAAAPASTTPSTPSDPDQPVPMRPPPRRSQATPRRGSENGDGAEVSYDTAPQRSNLGRNIALAVALILAIAGGYAIFGGGIPMLSGISLADEIGHNAIDAQRDLESHGLRVKLEGVPSDTVPQDQIVREDPSPGTRLQNGSDVTLYVSTGVAPKALVSVNDFTLADAQKTLDREGFKSKIVESYSADKPKGTVFRTTPKAGDMVKPGSTVVLNVSKGPAPITLPSFVGRSLNDAQTFISRQKLAANVQRVALDGVPTDQVASQDPAAGSEVNAGSTVTLTVSTGPSLINVPNVGGQTISDATSALSSAGFTAKITYSIQAGGDGTVQQQDPAPSQTAPKGSPVNIMVAVPGTVPNVSGMTLDAAQAALSRFGYKPGNISYVQEGPPGTVARSEPPANTQLDVGESVSLYVNGAAPPR; encoded by the coding sequence ATGCAAGAGAAGATCTTTAACGGCAGATATCGGCTCGACCGGCGCCTTGGTGACGGTGGTATGGCCGTTGTCTACGCTGGGACCGATGTGCTCTTGCGGCGTCACGTCGGAATCAAAGTCTTGCGCGAACAGTACGCAGCAGATGAAGACTTCGTGCGCCGCTTTTACAACGAGGCGCAATCCGCTGCGCGGCTCTCGCACCCTAACATCGTGAACACCTATGACGTGGGGCGCGAGGACAACACCTACTACATTGTGATGGAGCTCGTCGACGGCACCACGCTCGCCGAGATGATCCGCAGCGACGGCCGAATTCCCGAGCCTGTCGCGATCGACTACGCCGCGCAGATGTCGAACGGTCTCGCGTACGCGCACCGGCAAGGCTTGCTCCACCGTGACATCAAGCCCGCAAACATCTTGATTACCCACGATGACGTCGTCAAGCTTTCGGATTTCGGCATCGCACGCGCGCTCACGCAACAAACGCTGGCCGTAACGCAACCCGGCATGGTGATGGGGAGCGTTTATTATATTTCGCCGGAGCAAGCACAGGGGCACGACCTTCGCGAGACTTCGGATCTGTACAGCGTCGGCGTCGTGCTCTACCAAATGCTTACCGGAAAGCTTCCGTACACCGGCGAGTCGCCGGTCGCAGTCGCGCTCAAGCACGTGAGCGAAGCGCCGCCGCGCATTGTATCCGCGGGCGTTGAGGTGAGTCCGGCGATCGCTTCGATCGTCGACCGCTTGCTGCAAAAGAATCCGGCCGATCGTTTTCAGTCCGCAAGCGAGGTCGCGACGGCGCTGCGCGAAGCGCGTGAACGGCCCATGGTTGCGGCGGCAGCACCGGCATCAACTACCCCCTCGACACCTTCGGACCCGGATCAACCCGTTCCGATGCGGCCACCGCCGCGACGTTCGCAAGCGACGCCGCGTCGTGGGTCTGAAAACGGTGATGGCGCGGAAGTTTCCTACGATACGGCACCCCAGCGATCGAATCTTGGCAGAAATATCGCGCTCGCCGTCGCACTCATCTTGGCGATTGCCGGCGGCTACGCGATCTTCGGCGGTGGAATTCCGATGCTCTCGGGGATCAGTCTCGCCGATGAAATCGGTCACAACGCAATCGATGCGCAACGTGACTTGGAAAGTCACGGCTTGCGCGTCAAGTTGGAAGGCGTGCCGAGCGACACGGTTCCGCAGGATCAAATCGTTCGCGAAGATCCATCACCCGGGACGCGCTTGCAGAACGGCAGCGATGTCACCCTATACGTTTCGACGGGCGTCGCCCCGAAAGCGCTGGTGAGCGTCAACGACTTCACGCTCGCCGACGCCCAAAAAACACTTGACCGCGAAGGCTTCAAATCGAAAATCGTCGAGTCATATTCCGCCGACAAACCGAAGGGTACCGTCTTCCGAACGACGCCGAAAGCCGGCGATATGGTCAAACCGGGCAGCACGGTCGTGCTCAACGTTTCCAAAGGCCCGGCGCCGATAACGTTGCCGAGCTTTGTCGGACGCTCGCTCAACGACGCCCAAACTTTTATCTCGCGGCAGAAGTTGGCCGCGAACGTTCAGCGCGTCGCGCTCGACGGCGTTCCGACCGATCAAGTTGCCTCGCAGGATCCCGCAGCCGGCTCCGAAGTGAACGCAGGTTCAACCGTGACCCTCACGGTCAGCACGGGACCGTCACTCATAAATGTTCCGAATGTCGGCGGACAAACGATCTCCGATGCAACTTCGGCGCTGAGCTCCGCCGGTTTCACCGCGAAAATTACGTATAGCATCCAGGCCGGTGGCGACGGAACCGTACAACAGCAAGATCCCGCACCGAGTCAAACAGCGCCAAAAGGCTCGCCCGTCAACATCATGGTTGCCGTGCCCGGAACCGTGCCGAACGTCAGCGGCATGACGCTCGACGCTGCGCAAGCCGCCTTGTCGCGCTTTGGTTACAAACCGGGCAACATCAGTTACGTTCAAGAAGGTCCACCGGGTACGGTCGCACGCTCCGAACCACCGGCAAACACGCAACTCGACGTCGGTGAGAGCGTGAGCCTGTACGTGAACGGCGCGGCCCCCCCACGGTGA
- a CDS encoding penicillin-binding transpeptidase domain-containing protein, translating to MSSRAIARLGALFVLLFLVLTAAQIYVQVIDGPQLWANRFNPLRSNPAEHRGTIVASDGSVLAKSVAGKRMYPEGPLLAQAVGYASQRYGESGLEASFDSFLAAPAPQSNPLIQLRNIFDPHSEVQGARVVTTIDLPTQRVLYADLSRYPRAAGIVLDPVTGDVLALASVPSFDPNRVDSEFAHLSSDPESALLDRSTSGLYPPGSTFKIFTAATALALGVVTPQSRFHDSGYYPIGNYTVHDNEGEATGNQDLGGAFALSSNVDFAQIALKIGVDRWYDAVAQWKIGSPIPFDVPSESAHLPSRDEMTPGVLAQLGFGQANLLVTPLQMALIGATIAGGGAMPRPILVREIDTSEHRVVTPQEHLDEPISADVAAEVRDLMLGVVTHGTGTAAALPGIAVAGKTGTATNPAGRAHAWFVAFAPARAPRVAVAIVVENAGYGGDISAPIARDVMRVALARGH from the coding sequence ATGAGCTCGCGCGCGATCGCTCGGCTCGGAGCCCTGTTCGTCCTGTTGTTTCTCGTCCTGACAGCTGCGCAAATCTACGTACAGGTGATCGACGGGCCGCAACTTTGGGCGAATCGGTTCAATCCGCTGCGTTCGAATCCGGCCGAGCACCGCGGAACGATCGTTGCGAGCGACGGATCGGTGCTCGCGAAATCGGTCGCCGGCAAGCGGATGTACCCGGAAGGACCGCTCTTGGCGCAAGCGGTCGGGTACGCTTCGCAACGCTACGGTGAATCCGGACTCGAAGCATCGTTCGATTCGTTCTTGGCGGCGCCGGCACCCCAGAGCAATCCGCTCATTCAGTTGCGCAATATCTTTGATCCCCACTCCGAAGTGCAAGGTGCGCGCGTCGTCACGACGATCGACCTTCCGACCCAGCGTGTTCTGTACGCCGATCTTTCGCGCTATCCGCGCGCCGCAGGAATCGTGCTGGATCCGGTGACCGGCGACGTCCTCGCGCTCGCGAGCGTGCCAAGCTTCGACCCGAACCGCGTCGACTCGGAGTTCGCGCATCTTTCGAGCGATCCCGAGAGCGCGTTGCTTGACCGCTCGACGTCCGGGCTGTATCCGCCCGGCTCGACGTTCAAGATTTTTACCGCCGCGACGGCACTTGCACTCGGCGTAGTGACGCCGCAAAGCCGGTTTCACGATAGCGGGTATTACCCTATCGGCAACTACACCGTGCACGACAACGAAGGCGAGGCGACGGGCAATCAAGATTTGGGCGGCGCATTTGCGCTCTCGTCGAACGTCGACTTTGCACAGATCGCACTCAAAATCGGCGTCGATCGCTGGTACGACGCCGTTGCGCAATGGAAGATCGGCTCACCGATTCCGTTTGACGTGCCCTCGGAGAGCGCACACCTGCCCTCGCGCGACGAAATGACGCCGGGCGTTCTTGCGCAGCTCGGTTTCGGGCAGGCCAATCTGCTCGTCACGCCGCTGCAAATGGCGCTGATCGGTGCCACGATTGCCGGCGGCGGGGCGATGCCTCGTCCGATTTTGGTGCGGGAAATCGATACGAGCGAGCACCGGGTAGTTACGCCGCAAGAACATCTCGACGAGCCGATCTCCGCAGACGTCGCAGCCGAGGTGCGCGATCTCATGCTGGGAGTCGTCACGCACGGGACGGGAACCGCCGCGGCGCTGCCGGGGATCGCGGTCGCCGGAAAGACCGGGACTGCGACGAATCCTGCCGGTAGAGCGCATGCGTGGTTCGTTGCTTTCGCTCCCGCGCGAGCGCCACGCGTCGCGGTTGCGATCGTGGTGGAAAACGCGGGCTACGGCGGAGACATTTCCGCACCGATCGCACGTGACGTCATGCGCGTGGCTCTAGCTCGCGGACATTGA